Proteins encoded together in one Otariodibacter oris window:
- the dnaJ gene encoding molecular chaperone DnaJ — MSKRDYYEVLGLSKGASEQEIKRAYKRLAAKHHPDKNKGSKEAEEKFKEIKEAYEVLGDSEKRSMYDQYGHQAFEQGGFGGGGGFGGGGFGGFEDIFSEMFGGGFGGGGRRQRVVRGDDLQYNLEITLEEAVRGVKKDIRIQTLAECDACHGSGAEPGSKVETCPTCHGSGRIRRQQGFFVTEQVCPTCHGTGKKIENPCKVCHGDGRVHKAKNLSVTIPAGVDTGNQLRLSGEGAAGENGAPPGDLYVVIHVKPHDIFERDGSNLYCEVPISFTMAALGGEIEVPTLDGRVKLKIPAETQTGKLFRIRGKGVPSPRSSYAGDLICKTIIETPVSLNEEQKELLRKLEESLDGEGQHRPKHEGFFEGVKKFFDNLGK; from the coding sequence ATGTCAAAACGTGATTATTATGAAGTCCTTGGTTTAAGTAAGGGGGCGAGCGAGCAAGAAATTAAACGTGCTTATAAACGTTTAGCCGCAAAGCATCACCCAGATAAAAACAAAGGTAGTAAAGAGGCAGAAGAAAAATTTAAAGAAATTAAAGAAGCCTACGAAGTACTTGGGGATAGTGAAAAACGTAGTATGTATGACCAATATGGTCATCAAGCCTTTGAACAAGGTGGATTTGGCGGAGGCGGTGGCTTCGGCGGTGGTGGTTTCGGTGGATTTGAAGATATCTTCAGCGAAATGTTTGGTGGGGGTTTTGGCGGTGGCGGTCGTCGTCAACGTGTAGTCCGTGGTGATGATTTACAATATAACTTAGAAATTACCCTAGAAGAAGCCGTTCGTGGTGTCAAAAAAGATATTCGTATTCAAACATTAGCAGAATGTGACGCTTGTCATGGATCAGGTGCGGAGCCAGGAAGCAAAGTTGAAACCTGTCCAACTTGTCATGGTTCAGGGCGTATTCGTCGTCAGCAAGGCTTCTTTGTTACGGAACAAGTGTGTCCAACCTGTCACGGAACGGGTAAGAAGATTGAGAATCCTTGTAAGGTTTGTCACGGTGATGGACGTGTTCATAAAGCAAAAAATCTTTCTGTGACTATCCCAGCAGGTGTCGATACAGGTAACCAACTTCGCCTATCTGGTGAGGGTGCTGCTGGAGAAAATGGCGCACCTCCAGGTGATTTATACGTGGTTATTCACGTTAAACCGCATGATATTTTCGAACGTGATGGTTCAAACCTTTATTGCGAAGTCCCTATTAGTTTTACCATGGCAGCATTGGGTGGCGAAATTGAAGTGCCAACCCTTGATGGTCGTGTAAAATTAAAAATCCCAGCAGAAACGCAAACAGGTAAACTTTTCCGTATTAGAGGGAAAGGCGTTCCGAGTCCAAGAAGTAGCTATGCAGGTGATTTAATTTGTAAAACAATTATTGAAACACCAGTTTCTCTTAATGAGGAACAGAAAGAGTTATTACGTAAATTAGAGGAAAGTCTTGATGGTGAAGGACAACATCGTCCAAAACATGAAGGTTTCTTTGAAGGTGTAAAAAAATTCTTCGATAATTTAGGTAAATAA
- a CDS encoding GyrI-like domain-containing protein: MSLKLYPVKTVRLTNNTAEQDIPALWQSVALSQDEIAYGIYNNYESDHNGEYDFTIAVEKEIAGVEPIVIDDSFYWFENFTTNRELLADTWKTIWNKSKQGLLKRTYSLDFEKHYPDGKVEINISIQPHC; this comes from the coding sequence ATGAGCTTAAAACTTTATCCAGTTAAAACAGTACGTTTAACCAATAATACTGCTGAACAAGATATCCCTGCTCTTTGGCAATCTGTTGCGTTATCTCAGGATGAAATTGCATATGGTATCTATAATAATTACGAAAGTGATCATAATGGTGAATATGATTTTACGATTGCAGTAGAAAAAGAGATTGCAGGAGTTGAACCAATAGTTATTGATGATAGTTTTTATTGGTTTGAAAATTTCACAACAAATAGAGAATTACTTGCAGATACATGGAAAACGATTTGGAATAAAAGTAAACAAGGGTTATTAAAAAGAACATATTCGCTTGATTTTGAAAAACATTATCCAGACGGGAAAGTTGAAATTAATATTTCAATTCAGCCTCACTGTTAA